A genomic stretch from Aedes albopictus strain Foshan chromosome 2, AalbF5, whole genome shotgun sequence includes:
- the LOC134287627 gene encoding centrosomal protein of 104 kDa isoform X2, with protein sequence MAKKIPFKVVFASDEDTDYPASELNSHSPTVHGWRSNPSSPVTPKEIVLRFFNPARIVRIQVLAHQYYIPERIELWLHYSSRSAPSTPSSQSFEYMGFVALSDNSGTNFTSRELQSVTVTPKVGSHLKLRLGPPYANKYNPDNQVALLAINILGEELTSEELASIQSNAALLNATPANIEALNCSLASACDDLSYSMYVEEGICDVVRKMELLKVQAVQDERFEYARKLKLCMTALRTAGERLGRYALAKRQAVQQEDFNTARLRKEQIEMYRKAVFDQLRVNTLLQSDKTITSNDSCSELYASKPTLPSPPSLQDVASALSETCLPTVAEAVSKQQILHDTTDSTATTTTNSTTSASSGGATSAGKPHEATPSKHPHSSLSRPDDIPNSPLLSHKGRSPMRSPTNTGSLRRRNKSAPRNSYEDYDERAINTLSSHTHDFFRECQGTAMLENDSGKVRCKLNDRERRQAALPILIYGMELVELIYSRQFTDREEGLARLRSILKREGEEDQSAGPNKICRSATLLLHRGVRDAVFSVFSQATETVRSLFMEFVPNRVSPSEVSRSVDRLLPELLSKTGDPSARVHTLAQHTILSIAACQEVRDQHLIAPALSRPVGNGTHPRLALSRMQMLEQLVLSQGISNDKQSGLACRTLSEAGCSGIHHPAESVRKVAERVLLLVYKVNPRLVRKQLPPDDDITRRNLLYRQLFTEFDKIDLQRKKEMLECKQYSGPNAFGGICSPPNSNSSKNSPPVEIRSRAMRYDSAGSAGRAIDSHLSPVRRPDSAGIIKSKSGHAIGHHHWASEDKCERSYYEKPSCNGKDQKLSQPKTMIYDSTVGFLGSSENGGGSRKSSNSDSFEGIDNEIRCPFCDWICHGDPAQLDKHYWKACPVLTKCPQCSQILEVAALSPHLINECEAKASYVSCERCTESVHKDLYEYHMMEDFCRELTNGAARCPLCHDDVLLPLDGGWKRHLLSRSGCLGNARRRAKV encoded by the exons CGGAGCGCATCGAGCTGTGGCTGCACTACTCGAGCAGAAGCGCCCCCAGCACCCCGTCCAGCCAGAGCTTTGAGTACATGGGCTTTGTGGCCCTGTCGGACAATTCCGGCACCAACTTCACGTCCCGCGAGCTCCAAAGCGTAACCGTTACGCCCAAGGTTGGCTCGCACCTGAAGCTACGCCTCGGCCCACCGTATGCCAACAAGTACAATCCGGACAATCAGGTAGCCCTGCTGGCCATCAACATTCTGGGGGAAGAGTTGACTTCCGAGGAGTTGGCTTCCATACAGTCCAATGCGGCGCTACTGAATGCCACGCCGGCCAACATTGAGGCGTTGAATTGCTCGCTGGCGTCGGCGTGCgacgatctgtcctattccatgTACGTTGAGGAGGGTATTTGCGATGTGGTTCGCAAGATGGAGCTGTTGAAGGTGCAGGCTGTTCAAG ACGAACGCTTTGAATACGCTCGGAAGCTGAAGCTGTGCATGACCGCACTGCGTACAGCTGGGGAACGCCTAGGTCGTTACGCGCTGGCGAAAAGACAAGCCGTTCAACAGGAAGACTTCAACACGGCTCGGCTGCGCAAGGAACAAATAGAAATGTACCGGAAGGCCGTGTTCGATCAGCTCCGGGTGAACACGCTTCTCCAGAGCGACAAGACCATAACCAGTAACGACAGCTGCTCGGAGCTGTACGCATCCAAACCGACGTTGCCTTCACCGCCTAGCCTGCAGGACGTAGCAAGTGCTTTATCGGAAACCTGTCTGCCGACTGTGGCGGAAGCTGTCTCCAAGCAGCAAATCCTACACGATACGACTGATTCTACCGCAACAACTACCACCAATTCAACGACTTCGGCTTCCAGTGGAGGGGCCACCAGCGCTGGAAAACCCCACGAAGCCACTCCTAGCAAACATCCGCACAGTAGTCTGTCCAGGCCCGATGATATTCCGAACTCGCCGCTGCTGAGTCACAAGGGCCGAAGTCCGATGCGATCGCCAACGAATACGGGTTCGCTACGGCGAAGGAACAAGAGTGCACCGCGCAACAGCTACGAAGACTACGATGAACGGGCGATAAATACGTTGAG CTCCCACACGCACGATTTCTTCCGGGAGTGTCAGGGTACGGCCATGCTCGAGAACGATTCAGGCAAGGTTCGCTGCAAGCTGAACGATCGTGAAAGGCGCCAGGCTGCGCTGCCAATACTAATCTACGGCATGGAGCTGGTGGAACTGATCTACTCTCGCCAGTTTACCGACCGGGAAGAAGGCCTGGCACGACTGAGGAGTATTCTGAAACGGGAAGGCGAAGAAGATCAGTCGGCTGGACCGAATAAGATCTGCCGAAGCGCAACGCTGTTGTTGCATCGAGGAGTTCGCGACGCGGTGTTTTCGGTGTTCAGCCAGGCTACGGAAACGGTCCGGTCGTTGTTCATGGAGTTTGTGCCAAATCG GGTATCACCGAGTGAAGTGTCGCGATCGGTTGATCGCCTTCTACCGGAGCTACTGTCCAAAACTGGAGATCCTTCAGCAAGGGTTCACACCCTAGCTCAGCATACGATCCTTAGTATTGCAGCGTGTCAGGAGGTGCGAGATCAACACCTGATCGCACCGGCCCTGTCGAGGCCGGTCGGTAACGGAACTCATCCACGGTTAGCACTGAGCAGAATGCAGATGCTGGAACAGTTGGTACTGAGTCAAGGAATATCTAACGACAAACAGAGTGGATTGGCGTGTCGAACATTGTCTGAAGCAGGCTGCTCTGGGATCCACCATCCGGCGGAGTCCGTACGTAAGGTCGCAGAACGGGTTTTGCTTTTGGTGTACAAGGTAAATCCTAGGTTGGTAAGAAAACAGCTGCCTCCGGATGACGATATTACGAGACGGAATCTTCTATACCGACAGTTGTTTACCGAGTTCGATAAGATTGATTTGCAA CGTAAAAAGGAAATGTTGGAATGCAAGCAATACAGTGGTCCGAACGCCTTTGGTGGGATTTGTTCTCCGCCGAATTCGAACAGTTCGAAGAACTCCCCACCGGTTGAGATTCGCAGTCGGGCGATGCGATACGACAGTGCCGGAAGTGCAGGGCGCGCGATC GATTCCCACTTGAGTCCGGTGAGGCGACCCGATTCGGCAGGGATCATCAAGAGCAAGAGCGGCCATGCGATCGGTCACCACCATTGGGCCAGTGAGGATAAATGCGAAAGATCCTACTATGAGAAGCCGAGCTGTAACGGAAAGGATCAGAAGTTGAGTCAACCCAAAACGATGATCTACGACAGCACGGTTGGGTTCCTGGGGTCGTCGGAAAATGGAGGCGGCTCCAGGAAGAGTTCGAACTCGGATTCGTTCGAAGGGATCGACAATGAGAT ACGCTGTCCGTTCTGTGATTGGATTTGTCATGGGGATCCTGCCCAGCTTGATAAGCACTACTGGAAGGCGTGTCCCGTGTTGACCAAATGTCCACAGTGTAGCCAAATTCTGGAGGTGGCAGCACTGTCGCCACATCTTATAA ATGAATGTGAGGCGAAAGCAAGTTACGTAAGCTGTGAACGATGTACGGAGTCGGTGCATAAGGACCTCTACGAGTATCACATGATGGAAGATTTCTGCCGAG AGCTTACAAATGGGGCAGCTCGATGTCCCTTATGCCACGATGACGTTCTTCTACCGCTGGACGGTGGCTGGAAAAGACACCTTCTGAGTCGATCCGGGTGTTTGGGAAACGCACGACGGAGAGCAAAAGTATAA
- the LOC134287627 gene encoding centrosomal protein of 104 kDa isoform X1, with product MAKKIPFKVVFASDEDTDYPASELNSHSPTVHGWRSNPSSPVTPKEIVLRFFNPARIVRIQVLAHQYYIPERIELWLHYSSRSAPSTPSSQSFEYMGFVALSDNSGTNFTSRELQSVTVTPKVGSHLKLRLGPPYANKYNPDNQVALLAINILGEELTSEELASIQSNAALLNATPANIEALNCSLASACDDLSYSMYVEEGICDVVRKMELLKVQAVQDERFEYARKLKLCMTALRTAGERLGRYALAKRQAVQQEDFNTARLRKEQIEMYRKAVFDQLRVNTLLQSDKTITSNDSCSELYASKPTLPSPPSLQDVASALSETCLPTVAEAVSKQQILHDTTDSTATTTTNSTTSASSGGATSAGKPHEATPSKHPHSSLSRPDDIPNSPLLSHKGRSPMRSPTNTGSLRRRNKSAPRNSYEDYDERAINTLSSHTHDFFRECQGTAMLENDSGKVRCKLNDRERRQAALPILIYGMELVELIYSRQFTDREEGLARLRSILKREGEEDQSAGPNKICRSATLLLHRGVRDAVFSVFSQATETVRSLFMEFVPNRVSPSEVSRSVDRLLPELLSKTGDPSARVHTLAQHTILSIAACQEVRDQHLIAPALSRPVGNGTHPRLALSRMQMLEQLVLSQGISNDKQSGLACRTLSEAGCSGIHHPAESVRKVAERVLLLVYKVNPRLVRKQLPPDDDITRRNLLYRQLFTEFDKIDLQRKKEMLECKQYSGPNAFGGICSPPNSNSSKNSPPVEIRSRAMRYDSAGSAGRAIVSFSDDKNASWQSNFNSLKLQDSHLSPVRRPDSAGIIKSKSGHAIGHHHWASEDKCERSYYEKPSCNGKDQKLSQPKTMIYDSTVGFLGSSENGGGSRKSSNSDSFEGIDNEIRCPFCDWICHGDPAQLDKHYWKACPVLTKCPQCSQILEVAALSPHLINECEAKASYVSCERCTESVHKDLYEYHMMEDFCRELTNGAARCPLCHDDVLLPLDGGWKRHLLSRSGCLGNARRRAKV from the exons CGGAGCGCATCGAGCTGTGGCTGCACTACTCGAGCAGAAGCGCCCCCAGCACCCCGTCCAGCCAGAGCTTTGAGTACATGGGCTTTGTGGCCCTGTCGGACAATTCCGGCACCAACTTCACGTCCCGCGAGCTCCAAAGCGTAACCGTTACGCCCAAGGTTGGCTCGCACCTGAAGCTACGCCTCGGCCCACCGTATGCCAACAAGTACAATCCGGACAATCAGGTAGCCCTGCTGGCCATCAACATTCTGGGGGAAGAGTTGACTTCCGAGGAGTTGGCTTCCATACAGTCCAATGCGGCGCTACTGAATGCCACGCCGGCCAACATTGAGGCGTTGAATTGCTCGCTGGCGTCGGCGTGCgacgatctgtcctattccatgTACGTTGAGGAGGGTATTTGCGATGTGGTTCGCAAGATGGAGCTGTTGAAGGTGCAGGCTGTTCAAG ACGAACGCTTTGAATACGCTCGGAAGCTGAAGCTGTGCATGACCGCACTGCGTACAGCTGGGGAACGCCTAGGTCGTTACGCGCTGGCGAAAAGACAAGCCGTTCAACAGGAAGACTTCAACACGGCTCGGCTGCGCAAGGAACAAATAGAAATGTACCGGAAGGCCGTGTTCGATCAGCTCCGGGTGAACACGCTTCTCCAGAGCGACAAGACCATAACCAGTAACGACAGCTGCTCGGAGCTGTACGCATCCAAACCGACGTTGCCTTCACCGCCTAGCCTGCAGGACGTAGCAAGTGCTTTATCGGAAACCTGTCTGCCGACTGTGGCGGAAGCTGTCTCCAAGCAGCAAATCCTACACGATACGACTGATTCTACCGCAACAACTACCACCAATTCAACGACTTCGGCTTCCAGTGGAGGGGCCACCAGCGCTGGAAAACCCCACGAAGCCACTCCTAGCAAACATCCGCACAGTAGTCTGTCCAGGCCCGATGATATTCCGAACTCGCCGCTGCTGAGTCACAAGGGCCGAAGTCCGATGCGATCGCCAACGAATACGGGTTCGCTACGGCGAAGGAACAAGAGTGCACCGCGCAACAGCTACGAAGACTACGATGAACGGGCGATAAATACGTTGAG CTCCCACACGCACGATTTCTTCCGGGAGTGTCAGGGTACGGCCATGCTCGAGAACGATTCAGGCAAGGTTCGCTGCAAGCTGAACGATCGTGAAAGGCGCCAGGCTGCGCTGCCAATACTAATCTACGGCATGGAGCTGGTGGAACTGATCTACTCTCGCCAGTTTACCGACCGGGAAGAAGGCCTGGCACGACTGAGGAGTATTCTGAAACGGGAAGGCGAAGAAGATCAGTCGGCTGGACCGAATAAGATCTGCCGAAGCGCAACGCTGTTGTTGCATCGAGGAGTTCGCGACGCGGTGTTTTCGGTGTTCAGCCAGGCTACGGAAACGGTCCGGTCGTTGTTCATGGAGTTTGTGCCAAATCG GGTATCACCGAGTGAAGTGTCGCGATCGGTTGATCGCCTTCTACCGGAGCTACTGTCCAAAACTGGAGATCCTTCAGCAAGGGTTCACACCCTAGCTCAGCATACGATCCTTAGTATTGCAGCGTGTCAGGAGGTGCGAGATCAACACCTGATCGCACCGGCCCTGTCGAGGCCGGTCGGTAACGGAACTCATCCACGGTTAGCACTGAGCAGAATGCAGATGCTGGAACAGTTGGTACTGAGTCAAGGAATATCTAACGACAAACAGAGTGGATTGGCGTGTCGAACATTGTCTGAAGCAGGCTGCTCTGGGATCCACCATCCGGCGGAGTCCGTACGTAAGGTCGCAGAACGGGTTTTGCTTTTGGTGTACAAGGTAAATCCTAGGTTGGTAAGAAAACAGCTGCCTCCGGATGACGATATTACGAGACGGAATCTTCTATACCGACAGTTGTTTACCGAGTTCGATAAGATTGATTTGCAA CGTAAAAAGGAAATGTTGGAATGCAAGCAATACAGTGGTCCGAACGCCTTTGGTGGGATTTGTTCTCCGCCGAATTCGAACAGTTCGAAGAACTCCCCACCGGTTGAGATTCGCAGTCGGGCGATGCGATACGACAGTGCCGGAAGTGCAGGGCGCGCGATCGTCAGTTTCTCCGACGACAAGAACGCAAGTTGGCAGTCAAATTTCAATTCACTGAAATTGCAGGATTCCCACTTGAGTCCGGTGAGGCGACCCGATTCGGCAGGGATCATCAAGAGCAAGAGCGGCCATGCGATCGGTCACCACCATTGGGCCAGTGAGGATAAATGCGAAAGATCCTACTATGAGAAGCCGAGCTGTAACGGAAAGGATCAGAAGTTGAGTCAACCCAAAACGATGATCTACGACAGCACGGTTGGGTTCCTGGGGTCGTCGGAAAATGGAGGCGGCTCCAGGAAGAGTTCGAACTCGGATTCGTTCGAAGGGATCGACAATGAGAT ACGCTGTCCGTTCTGTGATTGGATTTGTCATGGGGATCCTGCCCAGCTTGATAAGCACTACTGGAAGGCGTGTCCCGTGTTGACCAAATGTCCACAGTGTAGCCAAATTCTGGAGGTGGCAGCACTGTCGCCACATCTTATAA ATGAATGTGAGGCGAAAGCAAGTTACGTAAGCTGTGAACGATGTACGGAGTCGGTGCATAAGGACCTCTACGAGTATCACATGATGGAAGATTTCTGCCGAG AGCTTACAAATGGGGCAGCTCGATGTCCCTTATGCCACGATGACGTTCTTCTACCGCTGGACGGTGGCTGGAAAAGACACCTTCTGAGTCGATCCGGGTGTTTGGGAAACGCACGACGGAGAGCAAAAGTATAA